From a single Rutidosis leptorrhynchoides isolate AG116_Rl617_1_P2 chromosome 5, CSIRO_AGI_Rlap_v1, whole genome shotgun sequence genomic region:
- the LOC139847552 gene encoding calcium-binding allergen Ole e 8-like produces the protein MTSHTPSNTTNMTSPSVCLTNSDEIKKVFNRFDANGDGKISGDELVHVMKALGSDEISDEQIKQMMSNIDTDRDGFINLEEFTGFCKSDNGDEDGGMKELHDAFDHYDLNKNGLISSTELHQILTKLGEKCTVDDCMKMIKSVDSDGDGFVNFEEFKKMMSNGGSSGAL, from the coding sequence ATGACGTCACATACCCCCAGCAACACCACCAATATGACGTCACCATCCGTCTGCTTAACTAACTCCGACGAAATCAAAAAAGTATTCAACCGTTTCGACGCAAACGGAGACGGAAAGATCTCCGGCGACGAGTTAGTCCACGTCATGAAAGCGCTAGGATCCGATGAAATTTCCGACGAACAAATCAAACAAATGATGTCGAACATTGATACTGATCGTGACGGTTTCATTAACCTAGAGGAGTTCACCGGATTCTGTAAATCCGACAACGGCGATGAAGATGGTGGAATGAAGGAGCTTCATGATGCGTTTGATCATTACGATTTGAACAAAAACGGATTGATTTCGTCGACTGAGTTGCATCAGATCTTGACTAAATTGGGTGAGAAGTGTACGGTTGATGATTGTATGAAGATGATTAAGTCTGTTGATTCCGATGGTGATGGTTTTGTTAATTTTGAAGAGTTTAAGAAGATGATGTCGAATGGTGGTTCGTCTGGTGCATTGTAA